A region of the Lycium barbarum isolate Lr01 chromosome 1, ASM1917538v2, whole genome shotgun sequence genome:
TAATTGCGTAGTGTATGCACATGAAAGACCTATTTACTCTGGCTGTCCATCATCATTCACCAATTTGGGATCTTAGAATACTTCAGGAAGTGCCCTGCCTTGAAGAAATGACTTGAACAGAACAAGTGATCTCTCTGGCTGAGAGAACGGAGCTTCATGAGCAGCACCTCTAATGGTGGCAAATGATAGGATATTATCATACACTTGAGTCCAACCACCAACCTAAAACATGGGAAAAGAGAAAATAAGCTTCTTTTTGAAAGTAATGCTATTAAATTAAAAGAATTAACCTAAATAGCGACCTTCAAGTGCACTTAAACTAAAAATAGCCAGtgaatgtataatatatgtataatcaatgtatagCCATGTATACTCAGTGTATAATCTATGTACACCGGCTAGGAAAAGTGAACAGTGCATTCGACCAACTATTTGTGTAAAGATTGGCATATCACGAAATGGACCAAATGTGAATTTTTACCTGCTGCCCTGCAAACCAAACTCTATAGGGTACAGTAGTGTTCAGCCTCATCTGTTTTGCTAGTGTATGTACAACGGAGCGGCTTCCGGTCAATGGAACAACAGAATCTTGATCCCCGCTGTTTGTCAAGAATTACATGTTATACACTATGATCTTGAATCAGAAGAGATTTCAAGAAATGACAGATCTATTTACTAGCATCGGCATTAGATGTAAGATTATAATATTGGGTTGTACTTTAAAAATACCTGTAAATTAAGACTGGAATTCTCTCCTTGACAAGCAATCCTACTATAGAGATGGTTGGTATCTCTATGTCAAGCAATTGATAATCTAGAATGCTGTGGCAACagaatgaaaataaaataaaaaatcagtgAATCTTCACAAAATAGGTGGACCTTTAAAGGTACAATCATAGCTTGTAACTATGCGATAGCTTTGTATTAAGTTGATTTTGATGGGCATGTGTTGGGAATAAACTCAACAGATTTGTAGCAAGTGATGTGGAGAAACAAGTTCATTTATATTTAAAAGTGATAACTTTTCTTAATTAAGAGATTAGAAAGTGAATAACTTTTCTTAATTAAGATAAGCTTGTGGATTGACAGACACTATATCATACTATTAGCCTTTTTAGTTAAGCAAGAAAGACTCACTTGCTGCAAACATCCCAGCTGTGAACACCAACAAGCCTAGCATGCAGAGCCTTTCTCACATCTTGTCGATTTAAGTAATTGACTGTTTCATCATCGATGCAGACATCTATCTTCTCAGTATTTTCCTATTAATTAGAATCAAAACACAGTCAGTGTAGTTCAATAAGACATTAAAGAAGCCTAACAAATTAAAAGGACATCTACATAGTTTAAGCAATTACTTACTTGTGGACTTATAATTTTGGACTGAGAGAGCACTGATGACATACAGACATCCAGGGTAACATCATATTTGTCCACAAATTTACTGGTTTCTCTACTTACCAGGCTCATGACTCTTGAACACATCGGCGAAACATTGTCCCTGTAGTACTCGCTCACATAGCGAGAATAATTGCAAAAGGAAGTGAACATTCTGTATGTAGAGTCTGATATTAGGCCATGAGACCAGAAGTACTCAGCCCTCGAATTGAAGTCAGTGGCGAATTCCAGAACCGGATTACCCAGCTGCCATGACAAAGAAAGCAAAAAAAAGGATTAAACAAGAACTAATTTTTTTATCTCATGCACTATAAACACAATCCATTTGATGAACTATTACTCTTTCTAAATTTAgttctacatttttttttttgcgaatTTATACCACTAGACAGTGTCTAGTGGccttttattaataataatttttaaaaaaaatcctcAATAGGGATAAGTACAAGTAATAAAAATACATTTCATTAACATACTTACTGCAACTCCTTTCAGATTGAACAACTTCTTTTTGTTGTTAAGCTCAATCATGAGCTTAGCAAGTTGAGGTACATAATGGCCTGTAATCAACATACAAAAATATGAGTAAAAAATATTAGCCCAGATTTGGCACTTCAAAAATTCATGTTAATCAATATGCCTAAGAAAaaaatacctgcataactctccCCCGTTAAAAATAAATTGTTGTTTCTATACTGTGGGAATTTGTTGAACCAGCGTTGCATGAACACAACATTGTCCCTAGCTTAAAAACATTAAGAAAAATACAAAAGTTGAACTGCTTTAGGatgtatataaaaatataaagCAATTAACAGTTAAACTTCACAAAGACAAATTAGTAGGATTCCAGAATCCTCATCAACGTGTTCCTTTTCCTTTACACCAAAAAGAATAGCTAGTTTACTACTCTAATCAGTATTTAAATGGTGATGGGCATCACATGGTCATTATATAAAagaatataaaaatagaacaagaAAAGAGCGAACTTTTGGAGATGAACTTTAAGTCTGAATAAGAAAATTTAAACGTGAAATGCAAGTACGCAGATGAAACTATAGTCATCAGTAGTTAAAACTCACCTGTTATCTCATCATTAACTGTATCATAGGAAGAAGTATTAGTTGAATAAGAAAAGCCAACCCCAATTGGAGACTCCAAGTACAACATATTTGCCTCTGCATATTCAAGAAAGAATCATTTTTTTTTGGCTGCTTAAGACTGAATATATCCAAATCATTTAGAGAGTAAAAAAAGTGACAAATTTCCACCTTTGTTCCAGCTGTGTTCATTCTTAACAAGAAATTGTCCCCTTGGTCTAAATGGACCATTCTCAGAGAATGCACCTACTCCCACAGAAGAACAACCAGGTCCTATAAAAACAAGTGAAAATACTTATAGTTTAAAACTTCTTCAAGAAACCGAATGGCAAGTTTGTCTAATGAGTAAAGACCCTaagtttcaagaaaagcaagaaactTTTGTGTACCTCCATTTAACCATAAAACAAGAGGCTTGGAAGCTGGATCTGTTTCTGCTTCCACAAAGTAGTAAAAGAGAGCTTTTTGTTTCTTGTCATCAACAGTGACATAGCCTGAGAAGTGTTGAAATCCCACTTGAGGTTGTCCAGGCAATAGAATGATTTTGTCTGGATGAGGAAATGCATTCACAATTCCTACAGAAGcataaagaagaaagaacaagacAGACATAGCCATTGCTTTTGAAGTTTGCAAGTCCttgttggagaaaaaaaaaaggagtttgAGTGACAATACTTGAGAGAGGTGAGTTATATACTGTGGCTAATTGGAGGGGAAAAACAGAAAGTCATGGACTTATGAGTGGGGGGCATTAAACAAATAGCATGCCTAGTCCAATTTACTATAGTGTTGTTAATATaatcaaaatgtcatattttCTTGTCTGCAGGCGTgtaaattttttttgtttttcacctATCCAAGATTTAAGTTTTATGGGTTCAACCTTTAAGGTTTTTAATATTGAACCAACTACACTTCTAAAGTTATGGGTTAATATATAGTAGTACTACTTAGTACAATTTTAGTggatttttatatttaaatttatgCTTCGTGTTGAAAATACTAGATTCAGATGACCCGGTAAAGTTAAGTTGCATCAGCCCCTGCCACCCCGTGTTGGTATCCGCATTAAGACTTGACTAAATTTGGATTTACAAAGAGAAGTCTTACACGGGGGTAAACTGCTCCCTAATAAAGACAAACTCATATCCAATAAGGTTAGTATTCGATACCTTTGATTAAAAATGAAAGagtacttagagcctgtttggatggacttatgcctataagctgtttgcagcttataagctaaaaaaaaataagttgggtagtctaacttattttttttttggctcataagttgttttcagcttataagctgctttagataagctaagtcaaatgagcccaattatttttttgagcttattttaagcacaaaatgattttaagctggctagccaaatactcaaaaaagctgaaaacagcttataaataacttataagcca
Encoded here:
- the LOC132599649 gene encoding serine carboxypeptidase-like 45, with translation MAMSVLFFLLYASVGIVNAFPHPDKIILLPGQPQVGFQHFSGYVTVDDKKQKALFYYFVEAETDPASKPLVLWLNGGPGCSSVGVGAFSENGPFRPRGQFLVKNEHSWNKEANMLYLESPIGVGFSYSTNTSSYDTVNDEITARDNVVFMQRWFNKFPQYRNNNLFLTGESYAGHYVPQLAKLMIELNNKKKLFNLKGVALGNPVLEFATDFNSRAEYFWSHGLISDSTYRMFTSFCNYSRYVSEYYRDNVSPMCSRVMSLVSRETSKFVDKYDVTLDVCMSSVLSQSKIISPQENTEKIDVCIDDETVNYLNRQDVRKALHARLVGVHSWDVCSNILDYQLLDIEIPTISIVGLLVKERIPVLIYSGDQDSVVPLTGSRSVVHTLAKQMRLNTTVPYRVWFAGQQVGGWTQVYDNILSFATIRGAAHEAPFSQPERSLVLFKSFLQGRALPEVF